The Metabacillus schmidteae genome has a segment encoding these proteins:
- a CDS encoding Bcr/CflA family efflux MFS transporter, with product MLHNPTGKERLALAFLLSSLGILGPLNIDMYLPSFPDIAGDLGARASLVQLSLTTCLIGLAIGQVIVGPISDAQGRRKPLMVSLSLFALSSLFCAIAPNIIVLVIARFLQGLTASAGVVLSRAVVRDVFSGKELTKFFALLMVINATAPMLAPIAGGAILLLPFASWHTIFYFLSILGIIIVTIISLKLPETLPIEKRMPSTVGHSVRTMGSLIRDRSFIGYALTVGFIHGGSFAYVSGTPFVYQGIYDVSPQAFSILFGINGLAIISGSFMIGRLGGIFHEKSLLRVAVITAVTATTVLLIMTIMKGPLATLVIPIFIYMTSMGMILTSSFTLAMEKQGHRAGSASALLGLLPLLLGSFVSPLVGIDETTAVPMGATLFLTSLIGSVAFFTLTKQREKVLDLNTESGT from the coding sequence GCGGTTGGCATTAGCTTTTCTTTTAAGTTCACTAGGTATATTAGGACCGCTCAATATTGATATGTATTTGCCTAGTTTTCCAGATATCGCTGGAGATTTGGGAGCTCGTGCTTCGCTTGTACAGCTTAGTTTAACAACTTGTTTAATTGGCCTTGCCATTGGTCAAGTAATTGTCGGTCCAATAAGTGATGCACAAGGTAGACGGAAACCCTTAATGGTTTCACTATCACTATTTGCACTATCATCACTTTTTTGTGCGATTGCACCGAATATAATTGTATTGGTTATTGCCCGTTTCCTACAGGGACTTACAGCATCAGCTGGTGTTGTTCTGTCGCGTGCTGTAGTAAGAGATGTATTTAGTGGAAAAGAGTTAACAAAATTCTTTGCGTTATTAATGGTTATTAATGCGACAGCTCCGATGTTGGCTCCGATCGCTGGTGGTGCTATCTTGTTATTACCCTTTGCAAGCTGGCATACCATTTTCTATTTTTTAAGTATACTAGGCATTATTATTGTGACAATTATTTCATTAAAGTTGCCGGAAACTTTACCAATTGAGAAGCGAATGCCAAGCACAGTAGGTCATTCTGTTCGTACGATGGGAAGTTTAATTAGAGATCGTTCATTTATTGGGTATGCCCTGACAGTCGGGTTCATACATGGTGGAAGTTTTGCCTACGTTTCAGGGACACCTTTTGTCTATCAGGGTATATATGATGTTTCTCCACAAGCATTTAGTATTTTATTTGGAATTAATGGATTAGCCATTATTTCAGGAAGCTTTATGATTGGACGTTTAGGTGGAATTTTTCATGAAAAAAGCTTGCTTCGTGTCGCTGTTATAACAGCTGTCACTGCAACGACTGTCCTTTTAATCATGACGATTATGAAAGGCCCGCTTGCAACACTTGTCATTCCGATTTTTATCTATATGACATCAATGGGAATGATTTTGACAAGCTCCTTTACCCTTGCGATGGAAAAGCAAGGACATCGAGCGGGAAGTGCCAGTGCATTATTAGGCTTGCTGCCGCTTTTATTAGGATCTTTTGTTTCTCCACTAGTTGGCATAGACGAAACAACAGCAGTGCCGATGGGTGCTACGTTATTTCTTACTTCACTGATCGGATCGGTCGCATTCTTTACATTAACAAAACAACGAGAAAAAGTTTTAGATCTAAACACAGAATCGGGGACATAA
- a CDS encoding AraC family transcriptional regulator encodes MLRQYLLPTLQNHEFMILPESIGWYFEEPDHDVDRQVGTLNNFSIHFVISGTGYIEIDGNRFTLKRGDAFLYFPMQEQRYYSSKDDPWNIRWVHFYGGVLHSFLAEQEFDQHSLWTIQQLSSLEKAHEQLLSEAESNSFLHLLQLSILTYTFLMEFITNASPKTSVRRQELDDRIQTLLPSMQRRACEPFELEYWAEQTGVSTYYFCRLFKRATQMTPMQFITLCRLQMSKQWLLDKKDMTIKDIALKAGYPSISYFNKRFLEQEGMTPTEYRMLFESRLDK; translated from the coding sequence GTGTTAAGACAGTATTTACTGCCAACTCTACAAAATCATGAATTTATGATCCTGCCGGAATCCATTGGCTGGTACTTTGAAGAGCCTGACCATGATGTAGACCGACAAGTAGGTACCTTAAATAATTTTAGTATTCATTTTGTTATTTCCGGAACTGGATACATTGAAATTGACGGCAATCGGTTTACATTAAAACGTGGTGATGCTTTTTTATATTTTCCAATGCAGGAGCAAAGGTATTATAGCAGCAAGGATGATCCGTGGAATATTCGATGGGTTCATTTTTATGGAGGTGTCTTACATTCTTTTTTAGCTGAACAAGAGTTTGATCAGCATTCATTATGGACGATTCAACAGTTGTCATCTCTTGAAAAAGCTCATGAACAGCTTTTAAGTGAAGCAGAAAGCAATAGTTTTTTGCATTTACTGCAGCTTTCCATTTTGACATATACTTTTTTAATGGAATTTATCACAAACGCCTCCCCAAAAACTTCTGTTCGAAGACAGGAATTAGATGATCGGATTCAAACACTCTTACCAAGTATGCAAAGAAGAGCGTGTGAACCATTTGAACTGGAATACTGGGCTGAACAAACAGGTGTTAGTACTTATTATTTTTGCCGTTTATTTAAAAGAGCTACTCAAATGACTCCGATGCAATTCATTACCCTTTGCCGCCTGCAAATGAGCAAGCAATGGCTATTGGACAAAAAAGATATGACCATAAAGGATATCGCACTAAAGGCAGGTTATCCTAGTATTAGCTATTTTAATAAGCGTTTTTTAGAACAGGAGGGAATGACACCTACCGAATATAGGATGCTCTTTGAAAGTAGATTGGATAAGTAA
- a CDS encoding Gfo/Idh/MocA family protein, with the protein MNVEKIRWGIIGSAKIAKGSVIPGIQQSETGEVVAIASRGLEKAKVTAEQLEIPKAYGSYEELLADPEIEAVYIPLPNHLHKEWTIRAAEAGKHVLCEKPVALNANEAIEMTEACQKAGVVFAEAFMYRYHPRYERIRDIIQSGEIGEVRGIHATFTFNNAKDSENVRYKKEWGGGSLYDVGVYPISAARMILNQEPQAATVHGFFSEQHDNVDMMASGLLEFENGLALTFDCGMWAAFRNELEIVGTEGRIEVPSAFIVHQNEQDHIHVYTKDGKRDVEVPYVNQYALQADAIGRSIRNGEPLPYPATDAILNMKVLDACLTSANERRRVEL; encoded by the coding sequence ATGAACGTGGAAAAAATACGTTGGGGTATTATTGGGAGTGCTAAGATTGCAAAGGGGTCTGTCATCCCGGGGATACAGCAATCAGAAACTGGAGAAGTTGTAGCGATTGCAAGTAGAGGGTTGGAAAAAGCTAAGGTGACAGCAGAACAACTTGAGATTCCAAAAGCGTATGGAAGTTACGAGGAATTACTTGCAGATCCAGAAATTGAAGCCGTTTACATTCCGCTGCCAAATCATTTACATAAAGAATGGACAATTCGTGCAGCAGAAGCTGGCAAGCATGTATTATGTGAAAAACCGGTAGCTTTAAATGCTAATGAGGCAATTGAAATGACAGAAGCATGTCAAAAAGCTGGCGTCGTCTTTGCTGAAGCATTTATGTATCGCTATCATCCCCGTTATGAGCGTATTCGTGACATCATCCAATCTGGTGAAATCGGCGAAGTACGTGGGATTCATGCAACATTTACATTTAATAATGCCAAAGACTCAGAAAATGTCCGTTACAAAAAAGAATGGGGCGGCGGCTCCCTATACGATGTCGGTGTTTATCCAATAAGTGCAGCAAGAATGATCTTAAATCAAGAGCCGCAAGCTGCAACCGTTCACGGTTTCTTCTCAGAGCAGCATGATAACGTGGATATGATGGCTTCCGGACTTCTAGAATTTGAAAATGGCTTAGCATTAACATTTGATTGCGGGATGTGGGCAGCCTTTAGAAATGAACTGGAGATCGTAGGCACAGAAGGGCGTATTGAAGTTCCGTCGGCATTTATTGTTCATCAAAATGAGCAGGATCATATTCATGTCTACACAAAAGATGGGAAAAGAGATGTCGAGGTTCCATACGTCAATCAATACGCTTTACAGGCAGATGCTATTGGAAGAAGCATTCGAAATGGCGAACCACTACCATACCCTGCAACAGATGCCATTCTAAATATGAAAGTTCTAGATGCTTGTCTAACATCAGCAAATGAGCGTCGTCGTGTTGAATTATAA
- a CDS encoding aldo/keto reductase → MKTITIPGIEKPITSLIQGSDYFKPSVYEKVCNVLDRYVAIGGNTIDTAHIYCGGESEVAIGMWMKERNNREDIVILTKGAHHDHTGPRVNAEAISEELFVSLDRLQTDYVDLYALHRDDPTVPVSEIIDALNEHIKAGRIKAIGGSNWTVQRLQEANEYAAENGLVGFTFSSPNLSLAKVNEPFWAGCVSANATDLAWHKEHQFPLLSWSSQARGFFTGRFSPEDRSNSDIVRVFYSDANWERLRRAEQLAKEKGVTTIQIALAYVLNQPFPACALIGAQNEQELQSCNEGSMVVLTEEELNWLENV, encoded by the coding sequence ATGAAAACAATTACGATACCGGGTATAGAAAAGCCAATTACATCATTAATTCAAGGTTCAGATTATTTTAAACCTAGTGTATACGAGAAAGTATGCAATGTTCTTGATCGTTATGTAGCCATCGGAGGAAATACCATTGATACGGCTCATATCTATTGTGGCGGAGAAAGTGAAGTTGCAATTGGGATGTGGATGAAAGAACGTAATAATCGTGAGGATATTGTGATCCTGACAAAAGGGGCCCATCACGATCACACAGGTCCACGCGTGAATGCTGAAGCAATCTCTGAGGAATTATTTGTAAGCTTAGATCGCCTACAAACAGATTATGTTGATTTATACGCTCTTCATCGTGACGATCCAACCGTACCTGTAAGTGAAATAATAGATGCGTTAAACGAACATATTAAGGCTGGCAGAATTAAAGCCATTGGAGGATCGAACTGGACTGTCCAGAGATTACAGGAAGCAAATGAATATGCAGCTGAAAACGGGCTTGTTGGATTTACCTTTAGTAGCCCAAATCTGAGTTTGGCAAAGGTAAATGAGCCATTCTGGGCGGGGTGTGTATCGGCTAATGCAACTGACCTAGCATGGCATAAAGAACATCAATTTCCACTTTTATCATGGTCTTCACAAGCCAGGGGCTTTTTCACAGGACGTTTTTCACCTGAGGATAGAAGTAACAGTGACATTGTGCGTGTTTTTTATAGTGATGCAAACTGGGAACGCCTGCGTCGTGCAGAACAATTAGCTAAAGAAAAAGGTGTTACGACCATTCAAATCGCACTTGCATATGTACTTAACCAGCCGTTTCCTGCTTGTGCCCTGATTGGAGCACAAAATGAACAGGAGTTACAATCATGTAACGAAGGTTCAATGGTTGTCCTGACAGAAGAAGAATTAAATTGGCTAGAGAATGTGTAA